In Leptolyngbya sp. SIO1E4, one DNA window encodes the following:
- a CDS encoding DUF3122 domain-containing protein, translating into MKRLRAIALLFSLITVLVLLFPFPAQATIRQLEEAPGQILYQTRAALQDQQGNRWQAIAFKRQPREGAEILSLRLVGFPGAAVIDRDQPLKLLDSLGRTFTAPDASAKLFTDETAPEPHIGQYDLKTVLKDLQPEIPLEIQMPVQDGEPIQLVVAPSILQEWQQLLDH; encoded by the coding sequence ATGAAACGACTACGGGCGATCGCCCTATTGTTTAGCCTCATCACCGTGCTGGTACTGCTGTTTCCCTTTCCGGCTCAGGCAACCATTCGCCAGTTAGAAGAAGCCCCCGGTCAAATCCTTTATCAAACCCGCGCTGCCCTGCAAGATCAGCAGGGCAACCGCTGGCAGGCGATCGCCTTCAAACGCCAGCCACGAGAGGGGGCTGAGATCCTCTCGCTGCGCTTAGTGGGCTTCCCAGGTGCTGCCGTCATTGATCGCGATCAACCCCTGAAACTGCTAGATTCTCTGGGCAGAACCTTCACCGCCCCTGATGCGTCTGCCAAACTCTTCACCGATGAGACGGCCCCTGAGCCCCATATCGGCCAATACGACTTGAAAACAGTGCTCAAAGACCTGCAGCCGGAGATTCCCCTAGAGATACAAATGCCCGTGCAGGACGGCGAGCCGATTCAGTTAGTTGTTGCCCCCAGCATCCTGCAAGAATGGCAGCAATTGCTGGATCACTGA
- a CDS encoding DUF3365 domain-containing protein, which translates to MFQRFILWGCALGLFMGLWLGCLPEAIAQPLPVELGKAVEEIENLDALRSELASTLEGRDEMPTGETFKQVCKPVGMGAKRLSQENGWQVKQIASRYRNPDHGPDTRFARMALTKFEHDPELQGFWNQETLEGQSGVRYYRRINVEASCLACHGAKADRPDFVKANYPDDKAFNFNVGDLRGLYAVFIPDEVKQVVQTAIESQ; encoded by the coding sequence ATGTTTCAACGGTTCATTTTATGGGGCTGTGCCCTGGGGCTGTTTATGGGCCTATGGTTAGGTTGCCTGCCTGAGGCGATCGCCCAACCCCTCCCGGTTGAACTCGGCAAAGCCGTAGAGGAAATCGAAAATCTGGATGCTTTGCGATCGGAGCTGGCTTCCACCCTGGAGGGGCGAGACGAAATGCCCACGGGTGAAACGTTCAAGCAGGTTTGTAAGCCGGTCGGGATGGGAGCCAAACGGTTGAGCCAAGAAAACGGGTGGCAGGTCAAGCAAATTGCCAGCCGGTATCGCAATCCAGATCATGGGCCAGATACGCGCTTTGCGCGCATGGCCCTGACTAAGTTCGAGCATGATCCAGAACTGCAGGGCTTTTGGAATCAAGAAACCCTTGAGGGGCAATCAGGGGTGCGCTATTACCGCCGCATCAACGTGGAGGCGAGTTGCCTTGCCTGCCATGGGGCTAAGGCCGATCGCCCTGATTTTGTAAAAGCCAATTACCCTGACGACAAAGCCTTTAACTTCAACGTGGGAGATTTGCGGGGCCTATATGCCGTGTTTATTCCCGATGAGGTTAAGCAAGTGGTGCAAACCGCGATTGAGTCGCAGTGA
- a CDS encoding FAD-dependent oxidoreductase codes for MAQVVVVGAGLGGLPTAYELRHLLPHQDHQITLISDKDQFTFTPGLISVMFGHKKMADVQLELDRIVPPKGIEFVNGKATGLDPHKQQITAGDRTLHYDYLVIATGPQLATDAIPGLGPETGYTHSVCNPHHVELASEAWKAFLENPGPVIVGAAPGAGCYGPLYEFMLTVDHELRQRQLRDQVPLTIVTPEPYVGHLGVRGVKNADKIILQLLKEKNIAFIENAQITRIEPETMILANGQQLPFKFSMILPAFYGAKFLREAPGLTDAKGFVPMLPTQQHPDFPNIYSLGVATQLAQPDSTLVPMGLPKSGEMTEGMGMAVAHNIARDLGLLKSAPIKATLGAVCFAEFGRDGIVFMANPVLPNPATGRPDHSFTLRGPWVPLVKQAFEIYYMAKMRLGLAVPWFERLGLKLLLGLSLVKPTVPSTAVQTSEKTAVVSR; via the coding sequence ATGGCTCAGGTTGTTGTTGTGGGAGCTGGCCTGGGAGGATTACCCACGGCCTATGAGCTGAGGCATTTGTTGCCCCACCAAGATCATCAGATCACCCTAATTTCAGACAAAGACCAATTTACATTTACGCCAGGGCTGATTTCAGTCATGTTTGGCCATAAAAAAATGGCCGATGTGCAGCTAGAGCTCGATCGCATTGTGCCCCCCAAAGGCATTGAGTTTGTAAACGGTAAAGCCACCGGGCTAGACCCGCACAAACAGCAAATTACAGCGGGCGATCGCACCCTCCACTACGATTATTTGGTGATTGCCACCGGCCCTCAACTGGCCACCGACGCTATCCCTGGGCTGGGGCCAGAAACTGGCTATACCCATTCTGTGTGTAATCCGCACCATGTTGAACTGGCCAGCGAAGCCTGGAAAGCGTTTTTAGAGAATCCAGGGCCGGTTATTGTGGGGGCTGCCCCTGGCGCTGGGTGCTATGGGCCGCTGTATGAATTCATGCTCACGGTGGATCATGAGTTACGCCAGCGTCAGCTGCGAGATCAGGTACCCCTGACCATCGTTACCCCTGAACCCTATGTGGGGCATTTAGGGGTGCGGGGGGTTAAGAATGCTGACAAGATCATTCTGCAGTTGCTCAAAGAGAAAAATATCGCCTTCATCGAAAATGCTCAAATCACTCGGATAGAGCCTGAAACGATGATTTTGGCGAATGGGCAGCAGCTTCCGTTTAAATTTTCCATGATTTTGCCTGCCTTCTACGGGGCTAAATTCCTGCGGGAGGCTCCAGGGTTAACGGATGCTAAAGGGTTTGTCCCCATGTTGCCGACCCAGCAGCATCCAGACTTTCCCAATATTTATTCGTTAGGGGTGGCAACCCAACTGGCCCAGCCAGATAGCACCCTGGTTCCCATGGGCTTGCCCAAGAGTGGCGAGATGACAGAGGGCATGGGGATGGCAGTGGCCCACAACATTGCCCGCGACTTAGGGCTGCTGAAGTCAGCCCCGATAAAAGCCACCCTGGGGGCAGTGTGTTTTGCCGAGTTTGGCCGCGATGGCATCGTCTTTATGGCTAACCCGGTGCTACCCAACCCGGCAACGGGGCGGCCCGATCATTCATTTACCCTGCGAGGGCCGTGGGTGCCCCTAGTAAAGCAGGCGTTTGAAATTTACTACATGGCCAAGATGCGCCTGGGCCTGGCCGTGCCCTGGTTTGAGCGGCTGGGGCTAAAGCTGCTGTTGGGCCTGTCTTTGGTCAAACCCACCGTCCCCAGTACGGCTGTGCAGACATCCGAGAAAACGGCGGTGGTCTCTCGCTAA
- a CDS encoding transposase yields METPLLYRQLHDQLGQWASPQDRRHLQGVAEAVAAILQSQSAVLGKWIPYLSHRGCSARAHLERLAYLLHNDSISAERFYVPLLQAMLEGFEETTVTLVLDTSMLWDQFCLIEVCLAWGGRSLTLAQVVLEHGSATVGFADYREVLETAKAVLPAGCQVMFLADRGFQHRELLRWLQQQGWHWALRVKSDLQVTLVSGNTRTVAQLLPPVQQAYLFEAITVGDELTAHLATAHVPIAGEAWAVLSNQSPSLQTFALYGERFGGIEPHFKDYKSAAFEVLQSGLREAPVLTRLFMLLDTAYLIAVILGVMLVQQGRRAMLDWHGQRGLSLLQLGLRECARLSYHRLMLPLLKRLPQANPPPACASKRKRETLDTRIEFSKVVRFSA; encoded by the coding sequence ATGGAGACTCCTTTACTGTATCGTCAATTGCACGACCAACTGGGTCAGTGGGCCAGCCCCCAAGATCGCCGCCATCTGCAAGGCGTTGCCGAGGCGGTCGCCGCCATCCTGCAATCGCAAAGTGCCGTTTTGGGAAAATGGATTCCCTATCTATCGCATCGTGGGTGTAGTGCGCGGGCTCATCTAGAGCGTCTGGCTTACTTGCTACACAACGACTCTATCAGTGCTGAACGCTTCTATGTTCCGCTTCTGCAAGCGATGCTGGAAGGCTTTGAGGAGACAACGGTCACCCTGGTCTTGGATACCAGCATGCTGTGGGATCAATTCTGCCTCATTGAAGTGTGCCTGGCCTGGGGCGGTCGCTCTTTGACCCTGGCTCAAGTTGTTTTAGAGCACGGCAGCGCCACCGTTGGCTTTGCGGATTACCGGGAAGTTTTAGAAACCGCCAAGGCGGTCCTACCTGCGGGCTGTCAGGTCATGTTTCTAGCAGACCGGGGGTTCCAGCATCGCGAGTTGTTGCGCTGGCTCCAGCAGCAGGGATGGCATTGGGCACTGCGCGTGAAATCTGATTTACAGGTCACTTTAGTCTCGGGCAACACTCGGACTGTCGCGCAACTACTCCCACCCGTACAGCAGGCCTACCTCTTCGAGGCAATCACCGTTGGCGATGAGTTGACGGCGCATCTCGCCACGGCGCATGTCCCCATCGCGGGGGAGGCTTGGGCCGTCTTGTCCAACCAGTCCCCGTCTCTGCAAACCTTTGCGCTCTACGGTGAGCGCTTTGGCGGTATTGAACCGCATTTCAAAGACTACAAGTCAGCGGCCTTTGAGGTATTGCAATCCGGACTGCGGGAGGCCCCAGTCCTCACTCGTCTATTTATGCTGCTCGATACCGCCTATCTGATTGCGGTCATCTTGGGTGTGATGCTGGTTCAACAAGGACGGCGGGCGATGCTTGATTGGCACGGACAGCGAGGATTGAGTTTGCTGCAACTGGGCCTCAGAGAATGCGCCAGACTCAGTTATCACCGCTTAATGTTGCCTCTGCTCAAACGGTTGCCTCAGGCTAATCCTCCCCCTGCTTGCGCCTCGAAGCGCAAACGAGAGACTTTAGACACTCGCATTGAATTCTCAAAAGTAGTCAGATTCTCAGCGTGA